A window from Piliocolobus tephrosceles isolate RC106 chromosome 11, ASM277652v3, whole genome shotgun sequence encodes these proteins:
- the LOC111527535 gene encoding uncharacterized protein LOC111527535: MGISEAQGLQRDREISHHRSTSFHRTSAQLKWPTAALSPRNIPRPAPTGASLLQAGFSHLLPSWPFSLPLLFPPSQQLKPLRGGPGAERDFIALLTTARDLKLVNCWGTGRGAAGRSSPRPAAALEPGEPAKGKLFKLLGIFGVENFPCARDSILYGSLGSVVAGFGHFFKLLLTSRIRRSCDVGVGGFILVTLGCWFHCRYNYAKQRIQERIAREGMKNKILYENTHLDPERKQSKSNSSN, translated from the exons ATGGGCATTTCTGAAGCTCAGGGACTGCAGAGAGACAGGGAGATTTCACATCACAGAAGCACAAGCTTCCATCGGACATCTGCACAGCTGAAATGGCCCACGGCCGCCCTGTCCCCGCGGAACATCCCGAGGCCGGCCCCCACAGGAGCCAGCCTCTTGCAGGCAGGCTTCTCTCACCTTCTGCCTTCCTGGCCCTTCTCTCTgcccctcctctttcctccctcacAGCAGCTGAAGCCTCTGCGTGGTGGCCCAG GGGCAGAGAGAGATTTCATTGCGCTGCTCACAACAGCGCGTGATTTAAAACTAGTGAATTGTTGGGGGACGGGGAGGGGCGCGGCTGGCCGGTCGTCCCCACGGCCGGCCGCGGCGCTGGAGCCCGGCGAGCCCGCGAAGGGGAAGCTCTTTAAGCTCCTAGGCATTTTCGGTGTTGAAAATTTTCCCTGTGCCCGGGATTCAATATTGTATGGTTCATTAGGATCTGTTGTGGCTGGCTTTGGAcacttttttaaattgttgttaacTAGTAGAATTAGAAGATCATGTGATGTTGGAGTAGGAGGATTTATTTTAGTGACTTTGGGATGCTGGTTTCACTGTAGATATAATTATGCAAAGCAAAGAATCCAGGAAAGAATTGCCagagaaggaatgaaaaataagatattatatGAAAATACCCACCTTGatcctgaaagaaaacaaagcaagagCAACAGCAGCAATTGA